A portion of the Stigmatella aurantiaca DW4/3-1 genome contains these proteins:
- a CDS encoding MaoC family dehydratase produces the protein MARDIQAGDTFTHVRECDRYRPIYYAGASGDYNPIHTDPEAGKAAGLGGVILQGLCTLGWAVEAVAVFVGDPGKIRRVKVRFSRPVVPQDTLTFEGRVTAIADGRLTAEVSATNQRGEAVLKGAIIEAVL, from the coding sequence ATGGCACGAGACATCCAAGCTGGAGACACCTTTACCCATGTCCGCGAGTGCGATCGGTACCGGCCGATCTATTACGCGGGCGCTTCCGGGGACTACAACCCCATCCACACCGATCCAGAGGCCGGGAAAGCCGCGGGGCTCGGGGGCGTCATCCTCCAAGGCCTGTGCACGCTGGGCTGGGCGGTGGAGGCGGTGGCCGTCTTCGTGGGGGACCCCGGAAAGATCCGCCGAGTGAAGGTCCGCTTCTCACGGCCCGTCGTGCCCCAGGACACGCTCACCTTCGAGGGGCGTGTCACGGCCATCGCGGATGGACGGCTCACCGCGGAGGTCTCCGCGACCAATCAACGGGGCGAGGCGGTGCTCAAGGGCGCCATCATCGAGGCGGTGCTCTGA
- a CDS encoding FAS1-like dehydratase domain-containing protein, whose product MPLDKRLIGRTYGPFTYTLGVEKMREFTLAVGGGQPGIGFGPVPAHISPLLLDEQAAKAGPYGDIIAFPSFAVVFAIRPFSAAIADPELQVDLLKLVHGEQELEFLEVMRPGDVLTTTGRITDIYEKMGKDFLVVTTESHNPEGTPVVRGVWTAVIRR is encoded by the coding sequence ATGCCCCTCGACAAACGCCTGATCGGCAGAACCTACGGCCCCTTCACCTACACGCTGGGCGTGGAGAAGATGCGCGAGTTCACGCTCGCGGTGGGCGGCGGCCAGCCCGGCATCGGCTTTGGACCGGTGCCGGCCCACATCAGCCCGCTGCTGCTGGACGAGCAGGCGGCGAAGGCAGGCCCCTATGGGGACATCATCGCCTTCCCCTCGTTCGCCGTCGTCTTCGCCATCCGGCCCTTCAGCGCCGCCATCGCGGATCCGGAACTCCAGGTGGACCTGCTGAAGCTGGTTCACGGTGAGCAGGAGCTGGAGTTCCTGGAGGTGATGCGGCCCGGAGACGTGCTCACCACCACCGGGCGCATCACGGACATCTACGAAAAGATGGGGAAGGACTTTCTCGTCGTCACCACCGAGTCCCACAACCCCGAGGGAACACCGGTGGTGAGAGGAGTCTGGACGGCCGTCATCCGCCGGTAG
- a CDS encoding aldo/keto reductase — protein sequence MKQSRRDLLKLAGAAAIAGSLAENRAEAAPKSPSSGGIPKRPLGKTGVEVSCLALGGHHIGRLPDVKASSRLVHQAIEAGITFMDNAWDYHDGRSEMWMGEALKDRRNQVFLMTKCCSHGRDKRTALEQLDASLRRLQTDHLDLWQIHEVAWDDDPEKHFMKDGAVEALAQAKKEGKVRFIGFTGHKSPELHLKMLSHGFPFDTVQMPINAFDSQFRSFQKEVLPELEKQGIAGIGMKSLNGSGAPIQQGLLTVEEALRYALSQPIAALVSGIDSEKVLRQNLAIVQRFKPMTDEEKQALEKRLAPKAQDGGLELYKTTRKFEGAVGRAQHGMSADG from the coding sequence ATGAAGCAAAGCCGCCGTGATCTCCTGAAACTCGCTGGAGCCGCCGCCATCGCGGGAAGTCTGGCCGAGAACCGCGCCGAAGCGGCACCGAAGAGCCCCTCGTCAGGCGGTATCCCCAAGCGTCCCCTGGGCAAGACGGGGGTCGAGGTCTCCTGCCTGGCGCTGGGGGGTCACCACATCGGCCGGCTCCCAGACGTGAAGGCCTCCAGCCGCCTCGTCCACCAGGCCATCGAGGCCGGCATCACCTTCATGGACAACGCCTGGGACTACCATGACGGCCGCAGCGAGATGTGGATGGGCGAGGCGCTGAAGGATCGCCGGAACCAGGTGTTCCTGATGACCAAGTGCTGCAGCCACGGCCGGGACAAGCGCACCGCGCTGGAGCAACTCGATGCCTCGCTGCGCCGCCTGCAGACAGACCACCTGGACCTCTGGCAGATCCACGAGGTGGCCTGGGATGACGATCCGGAGAAGCATTTCATGAAGGACGGAGCGGTGGAGGCGCTCGCCCAGGCCAAGAAGGAAGGCAAGGTGCGCTTCATCGGATTCACCGGACACAAGTCCCCCGAGCTTCACCTGAAGATGCTCTCGCACGGCTTCCCCTTCGACACCGTGCAGATGCCCATCAACGCCTTCGACTCGCAGTTCCGCAGCTTCCAGAAGGAAGTGCTCCCGGAACTGGAGAAGCAGGGCATCGCGGGCATCGGCATGAAGTCGTTGAATGGCTCGGGTGCCCCCATTCAGCAGGGCCTGCTCACGGTGGAAGAAGCCCTGCGCTATGCGCTCAGCCAGCCCATCGCCGCGCTCGTCAGCGGCATCGACTCCGAAAAGGTGCTGCGCCAGAACCTGGCCATCGTCCAGCGCTTCAAGCCGATGACGGACGAGGAGAAGCAGGCGCTCGAGAAGCGCCTGGCGCCCAAGGCCCAGGACGGCGGGCTCGAGCTCTACAAGACGACCCGCAAGTTCGAAGGGGCCGTCGGCCGCGCCCAGCACGGCATGTCCGCCGACGGCTGA